In Chiroxiphia lanceolata isolate bChiLan1 chromosome 2, bChiLan1.pri, whole genome shotgun sequence, a single genomic region encodes these proteins:
- the SLC25A15 gene encoding mitochondrial ornithine transporter 1 isoform X1: MRINSAIQAAIDLTAGAAGGTACVVTGQPFDTAKVKMQTFPNMYKGLVDCFVKTYKQVGFRGFYKGTTPALLANIAENSVLFMCYGFCQQIVRRIVGVDRKTKLSDLQNAAAGSFASAFATLVLCPTELVKCRLQAMYEMQLSGKIIQGHNTVWSVVKGVIQKDGPLGFYRGLSSTLLREVPGYFFFFGGYELSRTFFASGRSKDDLGMVTLFPGPVPLLLSGGFGGSCLWISVYPVDCVKSRIQVLSMAGKQAGFMGTFVTVVRTEGVLALYSGLTPTMIRAFVANGALFLAYEYSRKLMMKQIDSY; encoded by the exons GTGGGACGGCATGCGTGGTGACTGGCCAGCCCTTTGACACCGCAAAGGTGAAGATGCAGACGTTCCCCAACATGTACAAAGGACTTGTTGACTGTTTTGTGAAAACCTATAAGCAAGTGGGGTTTCGAGGCTTCTACAAGGGAACCACACCAGCCCTTCTAGCCAACATCGCAGAGAACTCTGTTCTGTTCATGTGCTATGGATTTTGCCAACAGATTGTGAGAAGAATTGTTGGAgttgacaggaaaacaaagctcag tgatCTGCAGAATGCTGCTGCAGGCTCCTTCGCCTCTGCCTTTGCCACCCTTGTCCTCTGTCCCACAGAGCTGGTGAAGTGCCGGCTACAGGCCATGTATGAAATGCAGTTGTCAGGAAAGATAATCCAGGGACACAA TACAGTTTGGTCAGTAGTGAAGGGTGTTATTCAAAAGGATGGCCCCCTTGGATTTTACCGTGGCCTGTCAAGCACTTTGCTGCGGGAAGTCCCAGgctatttcttcttctttggaGGGTATGAACTGAGCCGGACATTCTTTGCCTCTGGGAGATCAAAAGATGATTTAGGTATGGTGACTCTTTTTCCAG GTCCTGTTCCTTTGCTACTAAGTGGAGGTTTTGGAGGCAGCTGTCTGTGGATTTCTGTGTATCCTGTGGACTGTGTCAAATCTAGAATTCAGGTTCTTTCAATGGCTGGAAAACAGGCAGGCTTTATGGGAACGTTTGTAACTGTTGTGAGAACTGAAG GTGTACTTGCCTTGTATTCTGGACTAACGCCAACTATGATCCGTGCGTTCGTGGCCAACGGGGCACTGTTCCTTGCCTATGAGTACAGCCGGAAACTTATGATGAAACAAATAGATTCTTACTGA
- the LOC116783164 gene encoding phosphatidylinositol 3,4,5-trisphosphate 3-phosphatase TPTE2-like isoform X2, with protein sequence MTAVRYEQGAEPTEASGSPTVEEPTVKIDDGRDEDNKPDSCSNAIRRRISPFVMSFGFRVFGVVLIIVDITIVIVDLAISEKKKGVREILEGVSLAIALFFLIDVLLRVFVEGFRNYFLSKLNILDAFIVVGTLLINMMYSFSDLAAADQIPRMVTFLRVLRIVILIRIFRLASQKKQLEVVTRRMVSENKRRYMKDGFDLDLTYITDRIIAMSFPSSGKQSFYRNPIKEVARFLDTKHPDHYKVYNLCSEKGYDPKYFHYRVERIFIDDHNVPALQDMLKFTSSVREWMSQDEKNIVAIHCKGGKGRTGTMVCTWLIDSDQFESAKESLDYFGERRTDRSTSTKFQGVETPSQSRYVGYYEILKNKYNLKLPPERQLKIKNLKIHTIHGVGKGNGTDMKVQIITRKQVVLECVCASQQNCRLFFDSESDSVVIGLEDCPVISGDVKVRFESDSDLPKGYDDCPFFFWFNTSFIENNRLYLPRNELDNPHKSKTWKVYSETFAVEVNFIDS encoded by the exons ATGACAGCTGTGAGGTATGAACAAGGGGCAGAGCCGACAGAAGCATCTGG CTCTCCGACAGTAGAAGAGCCCACAGTAAAGATTGATGATGGTCGTGATGAGGATAACAAACCTGATAGCTGTTCCAA TGCAATTAGGAGAAGAATTTCCCCTTTTGTGATGTCATTTGGATTCAG agtATTTGGAGTAGTGCTTATCATTGTGGACATTACAATCGTTATTGTGGATCTGGCTATCAGTGAGAAAAAGAAGGGTGTTAGAGAGATTCTTGAAGGTGTTTCCCTGGCAATAGCACTCTTCTTTCTCATCGATGTTCTTCTGAGGGTGTTTGTTGAAGG CTTCAGGAACTATTTCTTGTCCAAGCTGAATATTTTGGATGCATTCATAGTGGTGGGCACTCTGTTAATTAATATGATGTACTCCTTCTCAGACCTTGCTGCAGCAGATCAGATACCAAG AATGGTTACTTTCCTCCGAGTTCTGAGAATTGTCATCTTGATAAGAATATTTCGCCTGGCTTCTCAAAAGAAGCAACTTGAAGTGGTGACCAGGAGAATG gtctctgaaaacaaaaggcGTTATATGAAAGATGGCTTTGATCTGGATCTCACTTATATTACTG ATCGAATCATTGCGATGTCATTTCCATCTTCTGGGAAGCAGTCTTTCTACAGGAACCCCATAAAG GAAGTTGCAAGATTTTTGGACACCAAACATCCAGACCACTATAAAGTCTACAATCTCTGCA GTGAAAAAGGCTATGACCCCAAGTACTTTCACTACAGGGTGGAAAGGATATTTATTGATGACCACAATGTCCCAGCACTACA GGACATGCTGAAATTCACCAGCAGTGTTCGTGAATGGATGAGTCAAGACGAAAAGAACATCGTAGCAATTCATTGTAAAGGAGGCAAAG GCAGGACTGGAACAATGGTCTGTACCTGGCTAATAGACAGTGACCAGTTTGAAAGTGCAAAG GAAAGCTTGGACTACTTTGGGGAGAGAAGAACTGATAGAAGCACAAGTACTAAGTTTCAAGGAGTTGAAACTCCATCCCAG AGTAGGTATGTCGGGTATTATGAGATCCTGAAAAACAAGTATAACTTGAAACTCCCACCAGAGAGAcaactcaaaataaaaaacctcaaaatccACACTATACATG GAGTTGGGAAGGGCAATGGAACTGATATGAAGGTGCAGATAATAACAAGGAAGCAAGTTGTACTAGAATGTGTATGTGCCAGTCAACAAAACTGCAGG CTCTTCTTTGATTCTGAAAGTGACTCTGTAGTCATTGGCTTGGAAGACTGCCCTGTTATAAGTGGTGATGTGAAAGTCCGATTTGAATCAGATTCT GATCTCCCAAAAGGCTATGATGACTGCCCATTCTTCTTCTGGTTCAACACTTCCTTTATTGAAAATAACAG ACTTTACCTTCCCAGGAATGAGCTGGATAACCCTCACAAGTCTAAAACTTGGAAAGTCTATAGCGAGACATTTGCTGTGGAGGTGAACTTTATTGATTCATAA
- the SLC25A15 gene encoding mitochondrial ornithine transporter 1 isoform X2 has protein sequence MRINSAIQAAIDLTAGAAGGTACVVTGQPFDTAKVKMQTFPNMYKGLVDCFVKTYKQVGFRGFYKGTTPALLANIAENSVLFMCYGFCQQIVRRIVGVDRKTKLSDLQNAAAGSFASAFATLVLCPTELVKCRLQAMYEMQLSGKIIQGHNTVWSVVKGVIQKDGPLGFYRGLSSTLLREVPGYFFFFGGYELSRTFFASGRSKDDLGPVPLLLSGGFGGSCLWISVYPVDCVKSRIQVLSMAGKQAGFMGTFVTVVRTEGVLALYSGLTPTMIRAFVANGALFLAYEYSRKLMMKQIDSY, from the exons GTGGGACGGCATGCGTGGTGACTGGCCAGCCCTTTGACACCGCAAAGGTGAAGATGCAGACGTTCCCCAACATGTACAAAGGACTTGTTGACTGTTTTGTGAAAACCTATAAGCAAGTGGGGTTTCGAGGCTTCTACAAGGGAACCACACCAGCCCTTCTAGCCAACATCGCAGAGAACTCTGTTCTGTTCATGTGCTATGGATTTTGCCAACAGATTGTGAGAAGAATTGTTGGAgttgacaggaaaacaaagctcag tgatCTGCAGAATGCTGCTGCAGGCTCCTTCGCCTCTGCCTTTGCCACCCTTGTCCTCTGTCCCACAGAGCTGGTGAAGTGCCGGCTACAGGCCATGTATGAAATGCAGTTGTCAGGAAAGATAATCCAGGGACACAA TACAGTTTGGTCAGTAGTGAAGGGTGTTATTCAAAAGGATGGCCCCCTTGGATTTTACCGTGGCCTGTCAAGCACTTTGCTGCGGGAAGTCCCAGgctatttcttcttctttggaGGGTATGAACTGAGCCGGACATTCTTTGCCTCTGGGAGATCAAAAGATGATTTAG GTCCTGTTCCTTTGCTACTAAGTGGAGGTTTTGGAGGCAGCTGTCTGTGGATTTCTGTGTATCCTGTGGACTGTGTCAAATCTAGAATTCAGGTTCTTTCAATGGCTGGAAAACAGGCAGGCTTTATGGGAACGTTTGTAACTGTTGTGAGAACTGAAG GTGTACTTGCCTTGTATTCTGGACTAACGCCAACTATGATCCGTGCGTTCGTGGCCAACGGGGCACTGTTCCTTGCCTATGAGTACAGCCGGAAACTTATGATGAAACAAATAGATTCTTACTGA
- the LOC116783164 gene encoding phosphatidylinositol 3,4,5-trisphosphate 3-phosphatase TPTE2-like isoform X1, which translates to MFSRETSGATTGKMTAVRYEQGAEPTEASGSPTVEEPTVKIDDGRDEDNKPDSCSNAIRRRISPFVMSFGFRVFGVVLIIVDITIVIVDLAISEKKKGVREILEGVSLAIALFFLIDVLLRVFVEGFRNYFLSKLNILDAFIVVGTLLINMMYSFSDLAAADQIPRMVTFLRVLRIVILIRIFRLASQKKQLEVVTRRMVSENKRRYMKDGFDLDLTYITDRIIAMSFPSSGKQSFYRNPIKEVARFLDTKHPDHYKVYNLCSEKGYDPKYFHYRVERIFIDDHNVPALQDMLKFTSSVREWMSQDEKNIVAIHCKGGKGRTGTMVCTWLIDSDQFESAKESLDYFGERRTDRSTSTKFQGVETPSQSRYVGYYEILKNKYNLKLPPERQLKIKNLKIHTIHGVGKGNGTDMKVQIITRKQVVLECVCASQQNCRLFFDSESDSVVIGLEDCPVISGDVKVRFESDSDLPKGYDDCPFFFWFNTSFIENNRLYLPRNELDNPHKSKTWKVYSETFAVEVNFIDS; encoded by the exons ATGTTTAGTCGTGAG ACCAGTGGGGCAACAACAGGCAAAATGACAGCTGTGAGGTATGAACAAGGGGCAGAGCCGACAGAAGCATCTGG CTCTCCGACAGTAGAAGAGCCCACAGTAAAGATTGATGATGGTCGTGATGAGGATAACAAACCTGATAGCTGTTCCAA TGCAATTAGGAGAAGAATTTCCCCTTTTGTGATGTCATTTGGATTCAG agtATTTGGAGTAGTGCTTATCATTGTGGACATTACAATCGTTATTGTGGATCTGGCTATCAGTGAGAAAAAGAAGGGTGTTAGAGAGATTCTTGAAGGTGTTTCCCTGGCAATAGCACTCTTCTTTCTCATCGATGTTCTTCTGAGGGTGTTTGTTGAAGG CTTCAGGAACTATTTCTTGTCCAAGCTGAATATTTTGGATGCATTCATAGTGGTGGGCACTCTGTTAATTAATATGATGTACTCCTTCTCAGACCTTGCTGCAGCAGATCAGATACCAAG AATGGTTACTTTCCTCCGAGTTCTGAGAATTGTCATCTTGATAAGAATATTTCGCCTGGCTTCTCAAAAGAAGCAACTTGAAGTGGTGACCAGGAGAATG gtctctgaaaacaaaaggcGTTATATGAAAGATGGCTTTGATCTGGATCTCACTTATATTACTG ATCGAATCATTGCGATGTCATTTCCATCTTCTGGGAAGCAGTCTTTCTACAGGAACCCCATAAAG GAAGTTGCAAGATTTTTGGACACCAAACATCCAGACCACTATAAAGTCTACAATCTCTGCA GTGAAAAAGGCTATGACCCCAAGTACTTTCACTACAGGGTGGAAAGGATATTTATTGATGACCACAATGTCCCAGCACTACA GGACATGCTGAAATTCACCAGCAGTGTTCGTGAATGGATGAGTCAAGACGAAAAGAACATCGTAGCAATTCATTGTAAAGGAGGCAAAG GCAGGACTGGAACAATGGTCTGTACCTGGCTAATAGACAGTGACCAGTTTGAAAGTGCAAAG GAAAGCTTGGACTACTTTGGGGAGAGAAGAACTGATAGAAGCACAAGTACTAAGTTTCAAGGAGTTGAAACTCCATCCCAG AGTAGGTATGTCGGGTATTATGAGATCCTGAAAAACAAGTATAACTTGAAACTCCCACCAGAGAGAcaactcaaaataaaaaacctcaaaatccACACTATACATG GAGTTGGGAAGGGCAATGGAACTGATATGAAGGTGCAGATAATAACAAGGAAGCAAGTTGTACTAGAATGTGTATGTGCCAGTCAACAAAACTGCAGG CTCTTCTTTGATTCTGAAAGTGACTCTGTAGTCATTGGCTTGGAAGACTGCCCTGTTATAAGTGGTGATGTGAAAGTCCGATTTGAATCAGATTCT GATCTCCCAAAAGGCTATGATGACTGCCCATTCTTCTTCTGGTTCAACACTTCCTTTATTGAAAATAACAG ACTTTACCTTCCCAGGAATGAGCTGGATAACCCTCACAAGTCTAAAACTTGGAAAGTCTATAGCGAGACATTTGCTGTGGAGGTGAACTTTATTGATTCATAA